The proteins below are encoded in one region of Asticcacaulis excentricus CB 48:
- a CDS encoding O-acetylhomoserine aminocarboxypropyltransferase/cysteine synthase family protein, with amino-acid sequence MKPETLAIHHGYKPEAPQRSAAVPIYQTTSYTFDDTQHGADLFDLKVAGNIYTRIMNPTTAVLEQRVAELEGGVAGLCVSSGMAAITYAIEAITDAGDNIVSVSQLYGGTYNLFVHTFPRQGIEVRLFDADDFEALDRLIDAKTKAVFIESIGNPAGNIVDIRRVSEIAHRHGVPVIVDNTVATPFLCRPFDFGADIVVHSLTKYIGGHGNAIGGIIVDSGRFDWVREKARFGCLNEPDPSYHGVVYTEALGPAAYIGRCRVVPLRNKGAALSPHNAFLILSGLETLGLRIERHCANAQAVAEYLAKHPGVAWVNYAGLKANRYNALAEVYTKGQGSGIVSFGLKGGREAGARFIDALQLIYRLVNIGDAKSLACHPASTTHRQLNAEELAKAGVSEDLVRLSIGIEHVDDIIADIDQALGRAAV; translated from the coding sequence ATGAAGCCCGAAACCCTCGCTATTCACCATGGCTACAAGCCTGAGGCGCCGCAGCGTTCGGCGGCTGTGCCCATCTACCAGACGACATCTTACACGTTCGATGATACCCAGCACGGGGCCGACTTGTTTGATCTGAAGGTCGCGGGTAACATCTATACGCGGATCATGAATCCGACGACGGCCGTTCTGGAGCAGAGGGTGGCCGAACTTGAAGGCGGTGTAGCTGGGCTTTGCGTCAGTTCGGGCATGGCCGCGATTACCTATGCGATTGAGGCGATTACCGACGCCGGTGACAATATCGTCTCCGTCAGCCAGCTTTATGGCGGCACATACAACCTCTTTGTCCATACCTTCCCGCGTCAGGGGATCGAGGTGCGGTTATTTGATGCCGATGACTTCGAGGCTCTGGACCGACTGATCGATGCAAAGACGAAGGCGGTCTTTATTGAATCCATCGGTAATCCGGCGGGCAATATTGTTGATATTCGTCGCGTCAGTGAGATTGCCCATCGTCACGGTGTGCCGGTTATCGTCGATAACACCGTCGCAACCCCCTTCCTGTGCCGGCCGTTTGATTTTGGGGCCGACATAGTCGTGCACTCTCTCACCAAATATATCGGCGGCCACGGCAACGCGATCGGAGGCATCATCGTTGACTCAGGCCGGTTTGATTGGGTCAGGGAGAAGGCCCGCTTTGGGTGTCTGAATGAACCCGACCCGTCCTACCACGGTGTTGTCTATACCGAAGCGCTTGGGCCTGCGGCCTATATTGGTCGATGCCGTGTCGTGCCTCTGCGTAACAAGGGTGCGGCCCTGTCGCCCCATAATGCGTTCCTTATCCTCTCGGGACTTGAAACCCTTGGGCTTCGGATTGAACGGCACTGCGCCAATGCGCAGGCGGTCGCCGAATATCTCGCTAAGCATCCTGGCGTCGCATGGGTCAATTACGCGGGCCTGAAGGCAAACCGCTATAATGCTCTGGCTGAGGTTTATACCAAAGGGCAGGGGTCTGGCATCGTGTCCTTTGGTCTCAAAGGCGGGCGCGAAGCCGGGGCGCGCTTCATCGACGCTTTGCAGCTCATCTACCGACTGGTGAATATCGGGGATGCCAAGTCGCTGGCCTGCCATCCCGCTTCCACGACGCACCGTCAGTTGAACGCCGAGGAGCTGGCTAAGGCCGGGGTTTCAGAGGACCTCGTCCGCCTGTCGATTGGCATCGAGCATGTTGATGACATCATTGCTGACATTGATCAAGCCTTGGGTCGGGCAGCCGTGTAA